Genomic DNA from Nonomuraea rubra:
GTAGTCCGTCCCCAACCTCGTGAGGCTGCCCTCCGCGCCCTTGGCGATCGCGGCCGCGGACAGGCCCTCCGCCGAGTCCAGGGTGACGGCACCGGGGACGGTGGGGCGGGCGCCGACCTTCGTGCTGATGACGACCTCGTCCCGGTTGCCCCGCGCGGCCAGCCACGCGCCGATGGCCAGCTCGCTCTCGTCGCCCGTGCGGCCTTCCACCCAGAACGGGTAGTTGTTGGCCGTGTCGATCCTGGTGCCGCCGGCCTCCACGAACCGGTCCAGGATGGCGAACGTGGTGTCCGGATCGACGGCGGTGCCGAACGGGATCGTGCCCAGTGCGATGTTCATGGCGCAGACTCTGGAACCTGGAGCGCACTCCATGTCAAACCGGTTGACCTGGAGTGGACTCCAGGTGAGATTCTGGGACACGTGAGCGTGTACACACCCGCGGAAGTCGTCGAGGAGACCGGGTTCACCATCGACACCCTCCGCTACTACGAGAAGATCGGCCTGCTGGAGCGCGTCGACCGCAACGCGGCCGGGCAGCGCCGGTTCAGCCAGGAGGACGTCGGCTGGCTGGGCATGGTCCGCTGCCTGCGCGACACCGGCATGCCCATCGCCACGATGTTGCGCTTCGCCGAGCTCGTACGCGCGGGCGACCACACGATCCCCGACCGCATCGAGCTCCTGGAAGAGCACGACCGGCAGGTCCAGGCCCAGATCGCGAACCTCGCCGAGCGCCAGAGCTACATCCACCACAAGATTTCCTACTACCGCAGCCTCATGTAGCCCTGCCTTTGCGGCCCGGTTGCTACACCTCGATCCATGGCCGGATCGAGAGGGGGGTGGCTCGACGTCCCGCTGAGCCGCGTCGCCCGACTGTGCGCCGCGATGCTGTTCGTGCTGCTCGCGCACGTCACGCTCATCCAGGCGTTCGGCTCGCACGCGCTCAACGCCGACCGCAGGAACGAGCGCACGCTGATCGACAGGTACGGCCGCCCGCGCGGCGACATCCTCACCTACGACGGCACCCCCATCGCCACCAGCCTGCCCATCGGCGGCCCGTACCGGTACCGGCGCGCCTACCCCCGGGGCGAGGAGTACGCGGCCGTCACCGGGCACGTGTCGCTGCACCGCACGACCGGCATCGAACAGGCGCAGGACGCGGTGCTGTCCGGCGACGACGCCAAGGTCAGGGTCAGGTCGCTGGTCGGGGACGGGACCGTCGAAGGGGCCGACCTCCGGCTGACCATCCGTGACCGGGTGCAGCGGGCGGCGTACCAGGGGCTGCGGGCGGCGGGCCTTCCGGGAGCGGTGGTGGCGCTCGACCCCGCGACCGGGGCGGTCCTGGGGCTGGCCACGTACCCGACGTACGATCCGAACACGCTGACCACCTTCGACGGGAAGCTGCTGGCCGACACCGCCCGGCGGTTGCGGCAGACGCCCTCGCAGCCCCTGCTCAACCGGGCGCTGAACCAGCTCTATCCGCCCGGATCCACGTTCAAGCTCGTCACCGCGGCGGCGGCGATCGCGTCCGGCGAGTACACGCCGACGGGCGCGGTGCACGCGCCCGCCCGGCTGCGGCTGCCAGGGGCGCCGGCGTACCTGGAGACCGGGCGGTGCGGGAACGGGCGGCCGACGCTCGCGTACGCGTTCCAGGCGTCCTGCGACACCGCCTTCGCCGCCATCGGGCTGCAGCTCGGGCAGGACCTGCTGCGGGAGCAGGCGGAGGCGTTCGGGTTCAACGCCGGGCAGTTGCGGATCCCGCTGCTCGCGACGCCCAGCCGGTATCCGCCGGTCGAGGACAGGACGCAGATGGCGCTGGCGGCCATCGGGCACCACGACAACCGGGTGACGCCGCTGATGGTGGCCATGTTGTCGGCGGCCGTGGCGAACAACGGGGTGCTGATGCGGCCTTACCTGGTGGAGGAGGCGCGGCTGCCGGACGGGGCGGTGATCAACCGGGCCTCGCCCGTGCCGTACCGGACGGCTGTGCCGCCCATGCTGGCGCGGTACCTGGCGGCCATGATGACGGCCGTCTCCCCTGATCGGGGGAAGGGGGCGGAGGCTCCTGGGTTGTCCAAGGCGCCCGGGGTCTCCGACGTGACGGGGGTGCCAGGGGTGCGGATGGCGGCCAAGACGGCCGCGTCGGACGGGGTGCCGGGGGAGCACGCCGTGATCACGGCCTTCGCGCCGGCGGAGGCGCCCGAGGTGGCTGTGGGGGTGGTGCTGGAACGGCCGGGGGATCGGGTGGACGCCGTGGCCACCATCGCCCGCGCCGTCATCGCGGCCGCCCTGAGGTGAGCCGGGCTCGGGACGGCGCCGTCCCCCCGCCCGGTTCAGCGGTAGGCGGTGGCCTGGAGGGTGTAGAGGTCGGCGTAGAGGCCGTCGAGGGACATGAGGGTGTCGTGGTCGCCCTGTTCGGTGATGGTGCCGTGGTCGAGGACGTAGATGCGGTCGGCGTAGCGGACGCTGGCCAGGCGGTGGGTGATGAGCAGGACGGTGCGGCCGTCGGCGTGGTGGCGGATGCGTTCGAAGAGGGCGTGTTCGGCGCGGGCGTCGAGGGCGGCGGTGGGTTCGTCGCAGATGAGCAGGTCGGCGTCGCGGTGGAAGCCGCGGGCGACGGCGATGCGCTGCCATTGGCCGCCGGACAGTTCGTGGCCGTCCTTGAAGCGGCGGTCGAGCAGGGTGCGGTAGCCGTGCGGGAGGGCGGCGATGACCTCGTCGGCGCCGGCGACCGCGGCGGCGGCGTGCAGGGCGGGTTCGCCCTTGCCGGTGCCCATGGTGATGTTGTAGCGGGCGGTCAGCGGCCAGCGGGTGTGGTCCTGGGCGATGACGGCGGTGCGGGAGCGGAGGGCTTCGGGGCTGACCTGGCGCAGGTCGGTGTCGTCCCAGTGGACGGTGCCGGTGTCGGGTTCGTACAGGCCGGACAGGATCTTGGCCAGGGTGGTCTTGCCGGAGCCGTTCTCGCCGACGAACGCGATCACCTCGCCCTGCTTGATCTCGATCGAGACGCCCCGCAGAGCGGGGGCGGGAGCGCCGGGGTAGGTGAAGGTGACGCCGGTGGCGGTGATGCGTTCGAAGCTCTCCGGGATGGGGGAGTGGCGGGGCCCGGGGATGCGGCCTTCGGCGTCGGCGCAGAAGTCGAGGAAGTCGGTGAAGTAGAGGCCCTCCTCGTAGAGGCGGTTGGTGGCGTACATGAGCCGGCCGAGCGATCCCTGGGCCGAGCGGATGGCCAGGACGGCGGTGCCGGCCACGGCCAGCGGGATGGCGGCGACGGCGAGCAGGACGCCGAGCGCGACGTAGACGAGTGCGGCGCCGAGGCCGCCCAGGGCCTCGCCGGCCAGGCGGGCCATGGTCTGGCGGCGGGCCAGGCGCAGCATGACGTCCTGCTCGGCCTTGGCCACCGCGTCGTACATGCGCAGCAGGAAGCCGCGCATGGTGAACGCGCGGACCTCGGCCGCGGGCTCCCGTTCGGCCAGGAGCTGGCCGATGATCCACTTGCGGCGGTTGGCGGGGATGAGGGAGTACATGGTGGCGTACTGCATGCGGGCGCTGCGGACGGCGGCCCACGCGTCGGGCAGGACGGCCAGGAGGAGGAGCGGCAGGAGGACGGGGTGCAGGACGCCGAGCACGCCCGCGACGGCGGCGATGCCGACGGCGGCGGTGACCACGTCGATGGTGCAGGTGACCACCGAGTCGGCCATGGCCGCCCCGCGCAGCCTGGCGCGTTGCAGGGCGTCGTGGAAGTCGGGGTCGTCGTAGGCCACCAGGTTCACGCGGCTGGTCAGGCCGTACAGGCGCTCCTCGGTGAGGCGGGTGACCTGCGGGTCGAGGCGTGACTGGGCCCAGCCCGCGCCGGCCTGCGTGGTCGTGCGCAGCACGGCCGCCCCGGCGACCAGGGCGAGGCTGGGCAGGGCGGCCATGACGCGGTCGGGCGTGGGGCCCTCGCTGAACAGGGCGGTCAGCACGCCGGTGGTGGCCAGCAGGCCGAACGCGGTGAAGACGCCGCCGAGCAGGTTGAGCACGATCGTGGCCGCCGTGTCGCGGGGGCTGGCCCGCCAGGCCATCCGCATCGCCTGCCCGATGAGGGACGGCAGCTTTCTGGCGATGGTCAGGAAGCCGACCTCCGCCATCTTGTCGGTGTGGGCGTACCACTCGGAGAAGGACATCTCGCCGAGCTCGAGCGGCTCATCGGCCATGGTGTGAGTGTGCCCACGCGGGGCGGCACTTCTCCATCCAATTAAGTCTGGGCGCGGAGCGTGGTTGGTGACACACTCACAGTGATGCAGCGATTCGCGGACCTCAGCAGCCTCCCGGCGGAGCCGAACCCGTTCGTGGGCCGGGAGGCCGATGTCGACGAGCTCGTCCACCTGATGCGCGTCTCCCGGGTCGTGACGCTGTGCGGGGCGGGCGGCATCGGGAAGACCCGGCTGGCCCTGCGGCTCGCCGTCAGGCTGGCCTGCGCGGACGCGGGCGGCGTGTGCCTGAGCGAGCTGGCCGACCTGGAGAAGGGGCAGCTCAGAGCCCACGTCGCGGCCGCGCTCGGCATCTCGGGCGACCTGGTGGAGACGATCGGCGACCGGCGCGTGCTGCTGCTGCTCGACAACTGCGAGCCGGTCATCGGGGAGTGCGCCGAGCTCTGCCGCGACCTGCTGCGGGCCTGCCCGGGAGTGACGGTGCTGGCGACCAGCAGGGAGCCGCTGCGGGTGCCGGGCGAGACGCTGTGGCGGGTGCCGCCGCTGTCGGTGGGCGAGCCGGTGGAGGGCGTCGAGAGCGAGGCGGTGCGGCTGTTCGTGGCCAGGGCCACGGCGGCGCGGCCCGGCTTCGAGCTGACCGGGGAGACGCGGCCGCTGGTGGGGGAGCTGTGCCGGGCGCTCGACGGGCTGCCGCTGGCGATCGAGCTGGCCGCCGCCATGGTCCGGGTGTTGTCCGTGGGGCAGCTCGTCGAGCGGCTGGACGACCGGTTCAGGCTGCTGGCGGGCGGCGCCCGCACGGCTCCGGCGCGGCACCGTACGCTCAGGGCGGCGGTGGACTGGAGCTACCGGCTGCTCAGCCCGCAGGAGCGGCTGCTGCTGCGCCGTACGGCCGCCTTCCGCTCCTCCTGGACGCTGGACCTGGCCGAATGGGTCTGCGCGGGCCCCGGGCTCGCGGAGGAGGAGGTGCTGCCCCGGCTCTGCGACCTGGTGGACAAGTCGCTGGTCGTGCTCGACGGCGAGGTGGCGGGGCACGCGCGTTACCGGCTGCTGGAGACCGTCCGCGAGTACGCGCTGGAGCAGCTCGCCGAGTCCGGCGAGGAGGCCGAGCTGCGCCGCCGCCACCTGACGGCGCTGGCCGGGCTGGCCGCCAGGTTCAAGGAGTCGCTGGCCCCGGGGGTGCGCACGTCGTGGCCGGTGGTCGAGCGCTACGTCAACCTCTTCGACGGCCTCAAGGCCGAGGTGAACTCCGCCTGCGACTGGTCGATCGCCATCGGCATGCCGGACACCGCGCTCACCCTGCTGACCGACATCCGCTTCCTGCTGATCGGCAGCGGCCGCAAGCTCGACTCGACCGACCGGCTCGACCGGCTGCTCGCCCTCGACGCCCCCCAGGTGCCGCAGGGGCTGCGCGGGCGGGCCACGATCGTGCGCGGGGAGCTGGCGCTGGCCGCGGGCGACTTCGAGCCGGCGCTGCGGCACGTACGCGCCGGGCTGGAGCTGTGCTCGGCCGCCGAGGACGTGTACGGCACCGCCCTCGGCACGATCGCGCTGGCCCAGCTCACCGGCGAGCAGTCGGCGATCGACCGGGCGCTCGGCACGGCCAGGCAGTCGGGCGATCTCGTCCTGGAGTCGCTGGCCCAGGCCACGAGGGCACGCTACGGCCTGCACCAGGGCCGCCTGCACGAGGCGCAGCGCGCCTACCAGGAGGTGCTGTCGATCAGCGAGGAGCTCGACAACCACTACGGCCAGACCTTCGGCCACATCGGCCTGGCGCAGGTGGCCAGGCGCTCGGGCGACCTCGGCACCGCCAGGCGGCACTACGAGTCGGGGCTGAGCCTGCTCAAGCACGTGGACGCCAGGCAGCAGATCGTGAGCTGCCTGGCAGGGCTCGGCCGGGTGGCGCTGGACGAGGGCGACCTGGCCGAGGCCAGGGTCAGGCTGACCGAGGCGCTGGTGCTCAGCCGCGACGCGGGCCTGCGGGCCGGCATCGCCCGCCGGCTGGACGCGTGGGCCGCGCTGGTCACGGCCGAGGGCGACCACCGGCGCGCGGTCCTGCTGGTGGCGGCGGCGGTGACGCTGGGCGGGCGGCAGCCGGACGCCCGCACCGAGGACGTGCTGCGCCCGGCCCGCGAGAGCCTCGGCGAGGCCGTCGCCGGCGTGTTGTGGGCGGAGGGCACCCGGTTCACCGCCGACCAGGCCGTGGCCTGCGCGCTCGAAGGTGACCTGCCCCAGGCGCCGGTCGTGCCGGTCGCGCCGGTCCGCCAGGACAGCAGGCTCACGGCCAGGGAGCAGGAGATCGCCGAGCTGGTCGCCAGGGGGCTCAGCAACCGGGGGATCGCCGACGAGCTCGTCATCAGCCCGGCGACCGTGGCCAGGCACGTGGCCAACATCCTGGCGAAGCTGGGGTTCGCCACGCGTACACAGATCGCCGCATGGGTGATCGGCAGTCGCTGAGCGTTTCTACACATCGCGCGTACATCGTCGAATGGCCATGTCAGCGCATGTGCGGGAGCCGTGTGCACGCCTAACGTTCGTTACGTGATCGACCGCACCGCGCGTTCCTCGCCCCTCGCGACGGGGGCGCCACGGCCGATCGGTCGGGGACGTCACGCGTCCGCATGGGGCTGGGCCTTCTCGGAGGGGTGGGGGTCCTGCTCCGGACGTGTGACAGCGGGCTCGAGTCGCGCAGGGCTCGGGCCCGCCCACCTCGCGAAGGGAGTGCACGGCACCGGCCGGGGAATGCACAGCGGCCTACATACATCGGTGGATGCTCCGGCAGCCCCGGCAGCCGTACGTTGGCGGGCATGAGACCCACCGCCTCGACCACCGGCACCGTGATCCATGAAGTGTTCCGCCGGGCCTACGAGCGCGGTGACCGTCCCGCCCTCATCGACCTGCGCGGTGGCCACGTCTACGGCTATCGCCGGCTGGTGACCGAGGTGACCAGGGCGGCTTCCGGGCTCGTGCGCAGGGGCGCCCGGCGTGACCAGGTGGTGGGCGTCCACGTGTCCACGGTGGGCGCCCAGACGCTGGCCGTGCACACGGTGCTGGCCGCGGGCGGGGTGGCGGCGCCGGTCGATCGGGGGCTGGGCGCGTACGAGATGGCGGCGTGGCTGCGGGAGTGCGACGCGCGGGTCCTGATCACCACGCCGGATCTGGCGGAGACGGCGACCCTGGCGGCGGAGGAGTCGCGGGTGCGCCAGGTCGTGTCGCTGGGGCCGGCGCTCGACACGATCGACTTCCGCTGCCTGCTCTCGCTGGAGCCCACCGCGCTGCCCGCGCTCGACGCCAAGCGCCAGCTCGCCGTGCTGCTCGCCGACGGCGCCCGCCTGTCCCACGCGGACCTGATGGCCAGGATGGCGGCGCTCGACCTCCCGGTACGCCTGGCCGAGACGGACGTGGTGCTGACCACGTGGCTGCCGGACGGCGGCTGCGGCCTGCTCGCTCTGGTCGGGCTCGGCGTGTCGAAGGGCGCGCTGGTGGTGGCCGCGGACGGCGCCGATCTCGCCGGCACCGCCCACGACTTCGGCGTCACGGTCGTGACGGGCGCCGACGGCACGCTGGAGCGCGTCGGCTGAGCTCGCCCGTTCGAGAGCGCTCTCTCGAATATGCGGAGCTGTTACCGCCCATCCCTTGACGACGCGCGGCCCGAAGTGGGTTGATAGCCGTTGTTGACAACGTTGTCAAATCACCAACTTCGGGGGATTTCGAAGGGATGGTGTGGAATGCGACGGTGGTTAGCGGCCGTATCGATCACGATGGCGAGCGTGCTCGGCCTTGCGGCCTGCGGAGGCGGTGGCGGAGGACAGGCCACCCAGGCACCCGCCGCGAGCGGCGGCGGGAAACAGCAGGTTGAGGTCTTCTCCTGGTGGACGGGTCCGGGTGAGGCCGACGGCCTGCAGGCGATGAGGAAGATCTTCGAGGAACAGAACCCGAACCTCACCTTCTTCGACGCGGCGGTGGCCGGCGGCTCCGGCGACAAGGCCAAGGCGCTGTTGCAGTCGAAGCTCCAGGCGAACACCCCGCCCGACACCTTCCAGGGCCACGCGGGCGCCGAGCTGCAGGGCTACATCAAGGCAGGCAACCTGGAGGACCTCACCCCGCTCTACGACGAGCTCAAGCTCAAGGACGTCTTCCCCGCCCAGCTCGTCGAGCAGATCAGCGTCGACGGCAAGATCTACTCCGTGCCGGTGAACATCCACCGCTCGAACGTTCTGTGGTTCAACCCCGCCGTGCTCAAGGAGGCCGGGGTCGCCGCCGCGCCGAAGACGATCGAGGAGTTCATCGCGGCACTGGAGAAGGTCAAGGCCAAGGGCAAGATCCCGCTGTCGATCGGGTCGGAGTGGACGGTCACCCACCTGATGGAGAGCGTCCTGCTCGGCACGCTCGGCGCCGACGCGTACAACGCCCTGTTCAAGCCGGGCGCCGACTGGAACAGCGCGCAGGTGACCACGGCGCTGAACAACTTCGCCAAGATCATGGAGTACGCGGGCGACCCGCAGGACGACTGGCAGCCCGCGGCCAAGCAGGTGGCCGACGGCCAGGCGGCGTTCAACATCATGGGCGACTGGGCGTACGGCTACTTCCACAACCCGCCGGAGGGCGGCCTGGGCAAGCAGTCGAAGACGGACTTCGACTGGGCGCCCGCGCCGGGCACCGAGGGCACGTACCTGTGGCTGTCCGACAGCTTCACCCTGCCCAAGGGCGCGAAGAACCGTGACGGGGCGATGGCCTGGCTGAAGGTCGCGGCCAGCAAGGAGGGCCAGGACGCCTTCAACCCGAAGAAGGGCTCCATCCCCGCCCGCAAGGACGCCGACCAGTCGCTCTACACCGACTACCTGGCCGACGCGCTGAAGGACTGGTCGAGCAACAAGCTCGCCGGGTCGATCCAGCACGGCGTCGCGGTGAACCAGCCGTGGCTGGCCGCGATCAACGAGGCGGTCGGGCTCTACATCGGCAGCAAGGACGTCAAGGGCTTGCAGCAGGGGCTGGCCGACGCGGCCACGGCCAACGCCCAGTAATCCGGCAAACGGGGGACGGCCGCGGCCGTCCCCCGGGAGGGAAAGGCTTGTGAGGCGGGCACGCACGTGGCTGCCCGGACTGCTCCTCGTCGCGCCGTCGATCATCCTGATCGGCGTGTTCGTGTACGGCATGCTCGGCTGGAACTTCAGGGTCGCCATGACCGACCAGCACGACGCGGTGTCCGAGGGGGAGTTCGTCGGGCTGCAGAACTTCATCGACATCTGGGACCAGCAGCGGTGGCACCTCTCGGTGAATCACGCCATCGTGTTCACGATCGTGTTCGTGGTGGGCGCGCTGGTGCTCGGGTGGTTGCTGGCGTTCCTCATGGAGAAGGGGATCAGGGGCGAGGGGACGTTCCGGGCGATCTATCTCTTCCCGATGGCCATCTCGTTCGTGGCGACCGGCATCGTGTGGCGGTGGCTGATGAACTCGGGCACGGGCGAGCGGGCGGTCGGGCTGAACCGGCTCTTCGACTGGATCGGGCTGCCGCAGTGGCAGTGGTTCCGGGATCCGGACTGGGGGATGGCGGCGATGGCGCTGCCGGCTATCTGGCAGATGTCCGGATATGTCATGGCACTCTTCCTGGCCGGTTTCCGGGGGGTGCCCGAGGAGCTGCGGGAGGCCGCGCGGGTGGACGGCTGCACCGAGTGGGGCGTCTACCGGCACGTCGTGCTGCCGCTGCTCCGGCCGGTCACCCTCTCCGCGCTGATCATCCTGGGGCACATCTCGCTCAAGGTGTTCGACCTGATCGTGGCGGTGTCCGGCAAGCAGATCATCACCGACGTGCCGGCGGTGTTCATGTGGGTGGCGGTGTTCGACTCCAACGACCCGGCCAAGGGGGCCACGATCGCCTCGTACATCGTGCTCAGTGTGGCGATCTTCGTGATCCCGTACCTGATCTGGTCGGTGCGTAAGGAGCGGCGCTCATGACGGCGGTGGCGGGGCGTAGGGCGGCCGTCTTCGGGTGGGCCAGGTTCGGGCTGCTCGTGCTCTTCGTGGTGGTCTTCCTGATCCCCATCTACGTGCTGCTCGTCACCAGCTTCAAGCCGCTCACCGAGGCCGACCCGAGCCAGGCGTGGAACCTGCCGCAGACCTGGACGACCGAGGCGTGGCGGGTGGCCTGGGAGAAGCTCGCCCCCGGCCTGTGGAACAGCGTGCTGCTCGCCGTCCCCGGGTCGCTGCTGTCGTGCGCGCTGGGCTCCATGAACGGGTACGTGCTGTCCAAGTGGCGCTTTCCCGGGGCGGACGTGCTGTTCACGCTGTTCCTGTTCGGGATGTTCATCCCGTACCAGGGGGTGATGATCCCGCTGGTGCAGCTCCTGGTGTCGATCGACCAGTTCGCCGGGTTGCAGGGGGTGTTCTACGGCGGCATTCCCGGGTTGGTGCTGGCGCACGTCGTCTACGGCATCCCGATCTGCACGCTGATCTTCCGCAACTACTACGTGACGATCCCGGACGAGCTGATCGAGGCTTCGCGGGTGGACGGGGCGGGGATGTTGCGGGCGTACTGGTCGGTGGTGCTGCCCGTGTCGGGGCCCGCCATCGCCGTGGTGATCATCTGGCAGTTCACCTCGCTCTGGAACGACTTCCTGTTCGCCGTCTTCCTGACCGGGCCGACGAGCTGGCCCACGACCGTGATGCTGAACAACATCGCGGGCGCGCAGGCCACCCCGTACAGCCAGCAGATGGCGGCGGCGATCCTCGCGTCCATCCCGACGATGCTGATCTACGTC
This window encodes:
- a CDS encoding carbohydrate ABC transporter permease; translated protein: MRRARTWLPGLLLVAPSIILIGVFVYGMLGWNFRVAMTDQHDAVSEGEFVGLQNFIDIWDQQRWHLSVNHAIVFTIVFVVGALVLGWLLAFLMEKGIRGEGTFRAIYLFPMAISFVATGIVWRWLMNSGTGERAVGLNRLFDWIGLPQWQWFRDPDWGMAAMALPAIWQMSGYVMALFLAGFRGVPEELREAARVDGCTEWGVYRHVVLPLLRPVTLSALIILGHISLKVFDLIVAVSGKQIITDVPAVFMWVAVFDSNDPAKGATIASYIVLSVAIFVIPYLIWSVRKERRS
- a CDS encoding MerR family transcriptional regulator, whose translation is MSVYTPAEVVEETGFTIDTLRYYEKIGLLERVDRNAAGQRRFSQEDVGWLGMVRCLRDTGMPIATMLRFAELVRAGDHTIPDRIELLEEHDRQVQAQIANLAERQSYIHHKISYYRSLM
- a CDS encoding ABC transporter ATP-binding protein, with product MADEPLELGEMSFSEWYAHTDKMAEVGFLTIARKLPSLIGQAMRMAWRASPRDTAATIVLNLLGGVFTAFGLLATTGVLTALFSEGPTPDRVMAALPSLALVAGAAVLRTTTQAGAGWAQSRLDPQVTRLTEERLYGLTSRVNLVAYDDPDFHDALQRARLRGAAMADSVVTCTIDVVTAAVGIAAVAGVLGVLHPVLLPLLLLAVLPDAWAAVRSARMQYATMYSLIPANRRKWIIGQLLAEREPAAEVRAFTMRGFLLRMYDAVAKAEQDVMLRLARRQTMARLAGEALGGLGAALVYVALGVLLAVAAIPLAVAGTAVLAIRSAQGSLGRLMYATNRLYEEGLYFTDFLDFCADAEGRIPGPRHSPIPESFERITATGVTFTYPGAPAPALRGVSIEIKQGEVIAFVGENGSGKTTLAKILSGLYEPDTGTVHWDDTDLRQVSPEALRSRTAVIAQDHTRWPLTARYNITMGTGKGEPALHAAAAVAGADEVIAALPHGYRTLLDRRFKDGHELSGGQWQRIAVARGFHRDADLLICDEPTAALDARAEHALFERIRHHADGRTVLLITHRLASVRYADRIYVLDHGTITEQGDHDTLMSLDGLYADLYTLQATAYR
- a CDS encoding ATP-binding protein, encoding MQRFADLSSLPAEPNPFVGREADVDELVHLMRVSRVVTLCGAGGIGKTRLALRLAVRLACADAGGVCLSELADLEKGQLRAHVAAALGISGDLVETIGDRRVLLLLDNCEPVIGECAELCRDLLRACPGVTVLATSREPLRVPGETLWRVPPLSVGEPVEGVESEAVRLFVARATAARPGFELTGETRPLVGELCRALDGLPLAIELAAAMVRVLSVGQLVERLDDRFRLLAGGARTAPARHRTLRAAVDWSYRLLSPQERLLLRRTAAFRSSWTLDLAEWVCAGPGLAEEEVLPRLCDLVDKSLVVLDGEVAGHARYRLLETVREYALEQLAESGEEAELRRRHLTALAGLAARFKESLAPGVRTSWPVVERYVNLFDGLKAEVNSACDWSIAIGMPDTALTLLTDIRFLLIGSGRKLDSTDRLDRLLALDAPQVPQGLRGRATIVRGELALAAGDFEPALRHVRAGLELCSAAEDVYGTALGTIALAQLTGEQSAIDRALGTARQSGDLVLESLAQATRARYGLHQGRLHEAQRAYQEVLSISEELDNHYGQTFGHIGLAQVARRSGDLGTARRHYESGLSLLKHVDARQQIVSCLAGLGRVALDEGDLAEARVRLTEALVLSRDAGLRAGIARRLDAWAALVTAEGDHRRAVLLVAAAVTLGGRQPDARTEDVLRPARESLGEAVAGVLWAEGTRFTADQAVACALEGDLPQAPVVPVAPVRQDSRLTAREQEIAELVARGLSNRGIADELVISPATVARHVANILAKLGFATRTQIAAWVIGSR
- a CDS encoding carbohydrate ABC transporter permease, with amino-acid sequence MTAVAGRRAAVFGWARFGLLVLFVVVFLIPIYVLLVTSFKPLTEADPSQAWNLPQTWTTEAWRVAWEKLAPGLWNSVLLAVPGSLLSCALGSMNGYVLSKWRFPGADVLFTLFLFGMFIPYQGVMIPLVQLLVSIDQFAGLQGVFYGGIPGLVLAHVVYGIPICTLIFRNYYVTIPDELIEASRVDGAGMLRAYWSVVLPVSGPAIAVVIIWQFTSLWNDFLFAVFLTGPTSWPTTVMLNNIAGAQATPYSQQMAAAILASIPTMLIYVLLGRFFMRGLMAGALKG
- a CDS encoding ABC transporter substrate-binding protein codes for the protein MRRWLAAVSITMASVLGLAACGGGGGGQATQAPAASGGGKQQVEVFSWWTGPGEADGLQAMRKIFEEQNPNLTFFDAAVAGGSGDKAKALLQSKLQANTPPDTFQGHAGAELQGYIKAGNLEDLTPLYDELKLKDVFPAQLVEQISVDGKIYSVPVNIHRSNVLWFNPAVLKEAGVAAAPKTIEEFIAALEKVKAKGKIPLSIGSEWTVTHLMESVLLGTLGADAYNALFKPGADWNSAQVTTALNNFAKIMEYAGDPQDDWQPAAKQVADGQAAFNIMGDWAYGYFHNPPEGGLGKQSKTDFDWAPAPGTEGTYLWLSDSFTLPKGAKNRDGAMAWLKVAASKEGQDAFNPKKGSIPARKDADQSLYTDYLADALKDWSSNKLAGSIQHGVAVNQPWLAAINEAVGLYIGSKDVKGLQQGLADAATANAQ
- a CDS encoding penicillin-binding transpeptidase domain-containing protein; this translates as MAGSRGGWLDVPLSRVARLCAAMLFVLLAHVTLIQAFGSHALNADRRNERTLIDRYGRPRGDILTYDGTPIATSLPIGGPYRYRRAYPRGEEYAAVTGHVSLHRTTGIEQAQDAVLSGDDAKVRVRSLVGDGTVEGADLRLTIRDRVQRAAYQGLRAAGLPGAVVALDPATGAVLGLATYPTYDPNTLTTFDGKLLADTARRLRQTPSQPLLNRALNQLYPPGSTFKLVTAAAAIASGEYTPTGAVHAPARLRLPGAPAYLETGRCGNGRPTLAYAFQASCDTAFAAIGLQLGQDLLREQAEAFGFNAGQLRIPLLATPSRYPPVEDRTQMALAAIGHHDNRVTPLMVAMLSAAVANNGVLMRPYLVEEARLPDGAVINRASPVPYRTAVPPMLARYLAAMMTAVSPDRGKGAEAPGLSKAPGVSDVTGVPGVRMAAKTAASDGVPGEHAVITAFAPAEAPEVAVGVVLERPGDRVDAVATIARAVIAAALR
- a CDS encoding AMP-binding protein, translated to MRPTASTTGTVIHEVFRRAYERGDRPALIDLRGGHVYGYRRLVTEVTRAASGLVRRGARRDQVVGVHVSTVGAQTLAVHTVLAAGGVAAPVDRGLGAYEMAAWLRECDARVLITTPDLAETATLAAEESRVRQVVSLGPALDTIDFRCLLSLEPTALPALDAKRQLAVLLADGARLSHADLMARMAALDLPVRLAETDVVLTTWLPDGGCGLLALVGLGVSKGALVVAADGADLAGTAHDFGVTVVTGADGTLERVG